A section of the Oryzias latipes chromosome 8, ASM223467v1 genome encodes:
- the tbl3 gene encoding transducin beta-like protein 3 isoform X2 — protein MANTNLRFKTNYAVSSKIEPFYKGGKVQISNDEQYIFCTCGSRVNILEISTGKIVHCVEHDDQEDITSFAVSSDDELLVTASRALLLKQWDWRRASCTRSWRAIHTVPVASMTFDSSSTLLATGGCDGTIKLWDVVKQYCTHNLKGSSGVVHLVQFHPDISRLQLFSSSLDCGIRMWDLRSSQCVCVLQSHYSSVTSLSFSADGGTMVSSGRDKICTVWDLNTRQAKRTVPIYEAVEGVVLLPKDADLSQLGVKSKDSHFITAGSKGILRVWHASTARCVYTQKAPSTLSSATGEAEDQDDNPFGLTHLFYLPASHRVATVTAEHNILLYQLPGLTTQQFVGYSDEVLDVKFLGKNDSHIVVATNSSQLKVFELLTNSCQILFGHTDTVLTLDVFKKGFLFASCAKDRSVRVWQMDSDSGQVCCVAQGTSHTNAVGSISCSRMKASFVATGSQDCTVKVWDLPPDLSSEDICQLTPRTTEKAHDKDVNSVAVSPNDKLLASGSQDRTARLWSLAVDGNISLLGVFRGHRRGIWSVCFSPVDQVLATSSADGTTKLWSLQDFSCLKTFEGHDASVLKCIFVSRGTQLLTSGSDGLVKLWTIKTNECVKTLDAHQDKVWGLHASRKDDKMVTASADSNITVWADVTEAELAEEQAKQEDQILKQQELSNLLHEKKYLKALGLAISLDQPHTALTVIKAIRSGEDRCELLEKTLLKLRVDQKESLLRFCVVWNTNARNCLDAQAVLQVLLTHMPPEELLQYQGARTHLEGLIPYTERHMQRIGRLLQASMFLNYMWQKMRVAGGPTSMSNDEEMDTTPLGQSQTVFYVDKDKGSGSARDEQNQEEDSDSGADEDPNSHMDDEDDEEEVSSARKASTNTQGVEKKKRNGLQLPESDDSSEEGIPEDNATTSGTVEVIKKLRVFPSTHPQIVS, from the exons ATGGCGAACACAAACCTTCGATTTAAAACCAA tTATGCTGTGTCGAGCAAAATTGAACCTTTTTACAAAGGAGGGAAAGTTCAG atCAGCAACGATgaacaatacattttttgcaCATGTGGATCACGTGTCAATATTTTGGAGATCAGCACAGGCAAGATTGTCCACTGTGTAGAACAT GATGATCAGGAGGACATCACATCATTTGCAGTGAGCTCTGATGATGAG CTGCTGGTAACAGCGAGTAGGGCTTTGTTGTTGAAGCAGTGGGATTGGAGGCGCGCTAGTTGCACTCGGTCCTGGAGGGCCATTCACACTGTTCCTGTGGCTAGCATGACCTTTGACTCCAGCTCGACTCTCCTGGCTACAG GTGGCTGTGATGGTACTATAAAGCTATGGGATGTTGTGAAGCAGTACTGCACTCACAACCTCAAAGGATCATCTGGTGTTGTTCA tCTGGTTCAGTTTCACCCAGACATCAGCCGGCTGCAgcttttctcctcctccctggACTGTGGCATTCGCATGTGGGACCTGCGCTccagtcagtgtgtgtgtgtgctgcagagcCACTACAGCTCCGTCACCTCCCTCAGCTTCAGCGCTGATGGTGGCACCATGGTCAG TTCTGGAAGAGACAAGATCTGTACAGTGTGGGACCTCAATACTCGCCAAGCGAAAAGAACTGTTCCTATTTATGAG GCTGTTGAGGGAGTTGTACTTCTTCCCAAAGATGCAGACTTATCACAGCTGGGAGTGAAGAGCAAAGACTCGCACTTCATCACCGCTGGAAGCAAAG GGATTCTCAGAGTGTGGCATGCAAGCACAGCTCGTTGTGTCTACACCCAGAAGGCCCCCTCCACCCTCAGCTCTGCCACAGGGGAAGCTGAAGACCAGGATGACAACCCTTTCGGTCTGACGCATCTGTTTTACCTGCCCGCCTCCCACAGAGTGGCCACAGTCACTGCAGAACATAACATCCTTCTCTACCAGCTGCCAGGACTCACCACACA GCAGTTTGTGGGTTACAGTGACGAGGTGCTGGACGTGAAGTTCCTGGGTAAGAACGACAGTCACATTGTGGTGGCCACAAACAGCAGCCAGCTGAAGGTGTTTGAGCTGCTCACCAACAGCTGTCAGATCCTCTTCGGTCATACAG ATACTGTCCTCACCTTGGATGTTTTCAAAAAAGGCTTTCTCTTTGCAAGCTGTGCAAAG GACAGGTCGGTGCGTGTGTGGCAGATGGACAGCGACAGCGGTCAGGTGTGCTGTGTGGCCCAGGGCACCAGCCACACCAATGCTGTAGGATCCATCAGCTGCTCCAG GATGAAAGCCTCTTTTGTTGCGACTGGCAGTCAGGACTGCACCGTGAAAGTGTGGGACCTGCCTCCAGACCTGTCCTCTGAAGATATTTGTCAGCTGACACCCCGCACCACAGAGAAGGCTCACGATAAG gACGTAAACAGTGTTGCAGTGTCACCTAACGACAAGCTCCTGGCCTCGGGTTCTCAGGACCGCACAGCCAGGTTGTGGTCTTTAGCGGTAGACGGGAACATTTCCCTCCTGGGGGTGTTTCGCGGCCACCGCCGTGGCATTTGGAGCGTCTGCTTCTCTCCTGTCGACCAGGTTCTGGCCACCTCTTCTGCAGACGGAACCACCAAGCTGTGGAGCCTGCAGGACTTCAGCTGTCTCAAG ACATTTGAAGGCCATGATGCTTCAGTACTTAAGTGCATCTTTGTGAGCCGTGGCACTCAGCTGCTGACCAg TGGCTCAGATGGTTTGGTAAAGTTGTGGACCATAAAGACCAATGAGTGTGTGAAGACCCTGGACGCCCACCAGGACAAAGTGTGGGGTCTCCACGCCAGTCGCAAGGACGACAAGATGGTGACCGCCTCGGCAGACTCCAACATCACAGTGTGGGCC GATGTGACGGAGGCAGAGCTGGCAGAGGAGCAGGCCAAGCAGGAAGATCAAATCCTGAA GCAGCAGGAGTTGTCCAACCTTCTCCATGAGAAGAAGTACCTTAAGGCTCTGGGTCTGGCCATCTCGCTGGATCAGCCTCACACAGCGCTCACAGTTATCAAAG CTATTCGTAGCGGGGAAGATCGCTGCGAGCTGCTGGAGAAAACTTTACTGAAGCTGCGTGTCGATCAAAAAG AGTCGCTCCTGCGGTTCTGCGTGGTGTGGAACACCAACGCCAGGAACTGTCTGGATGCTCAGGCTGTCCTCCAGGTGCTCCTCACACACATGCCGCCCGAGGAGCTGCTGCAGTACCAGGGGGCCCGGACCCACCTGGAGGGTCTCATCCCATACACAG AGAGACACATGCAGAGAATCGGCCGCCTGCTGCAGGCGTCCATGTTCCTCAACTACATGTGGCAAAAAATGAGGGTGGCTGGAGGACCGACAAG CATGAGCAACGATGAAGAAATGGACACGACTCCTCTTGGACAGAGCCAGACTGTCTTCTACGTCGACAAAGACAAAGGATCAGGCAGCGCTCGTGATGAACAAAATCAAGAGGAGGACAGTGACAGCGGCGCTGACGAGGATCCAAACAGCCATatggatgatgaagatgatgaagaagaagTCAGCTCTGCCAGGAAAGCATCTACCAACACACAGGGagtggaaaagaagaaaagaaatggcCTCCAGCTTCCTGAAAGCGACGACAGCTCAGAGGAGGGTATCCCGGAAGATAATGCAACAACTTCTGGAACTGTAGAAGTGATAAAGAAGCTCAGGGTTTTTCCCAGCACACACCCCCAGATTGTCAGCTGA
- the ndufb10 gene encoding NADH dehydrogenase [ubiquinone] 1 beta subcomplex subunit 10, with product MPADYDKDAYPEPPRKTPVVDKQTALPNPALILTKVFYYAVDLPVTTFRDVVDSIRSKNKLVYYHQRFRRVPDLTECQEGDYVCCYEAEMQWRRDYKVDQEIVKVVQERMKACQQREGDSFLQNCAREIQQFNDVTKNYQSRYGDLGAYASGRKCLMKQKERMMAAQAQSA from the exons ATGCCCGCAGATTATGACAAGGACGCATATCCGGAGCCTCCGAGAAAGACTCCGGTTGTGGACAAACAGACAGCTTTGCCAAACCCAGCTCTGATTCTGACTAAAGTCTTCTATTACGCAGTTGACTTGCCTGTCACCACATTTAGAG ATGTTGTTGACAGCATTCGGTCGAAAAACAAGTTGGTCTACTACCACCAGAGGTTCCGCCGTGTTCCTGACCTGACTGAGTGCCAGGAGGGAGACTACGTCTGCTGCTACGAGGCAGAGATGCAGTGGCGGAGAGACTA TAAGGTGGATCAGGAGATTGTGAAGGTGGTTCAGGAGCGGATGAAGGCCTGCCAGCAGAGAGAAGGCGACAGCTTCCTGCAGAACTGCGCCAGGGAGATCCAGCAGTTCAACGATGTGACCAAGAACTATCAGTCTCGCT ATGGAGACCTGGGCGCATACGCCAGTGGGAGGAAATgcttaatgaagcaaaaagaaCGAATGATGGCAGCTCAGGCTCAAAGTGCTTAA
- the rnf151 gene encoding RING finger protein 151: MADPEVSGQSGGYDVDMFVDPPDYDLICTICQGVLRCPVRAACHHIFCKKCILQWLKRQQTCPCCRNPVNPSLIFVMFKLSKSIGRMKIKCTNEIRGCAETFSLSEQYCHSLSCLYELIPCPYQGCRAQLLRRDLETHARHCEHWSQPCNMGCGAILSHRTQSQHNCYKQLRQEYEVKQRNHRAIAAALQRKMKRMQSTMAHMKRQLGLICESLEGMDDLYEVEEDEQGESSGSSNGTPSGNRNY, encoded by the exons ATG GCAGACCCAGAAGTGTCAGGACAAAGTGGGGGCTACGATGTGGACATGTTTGTGGACCCCCCAGACTACGATCTGATCTGCACTATTTGCCAAGGAGTCCTCAGATGTCCAGTGCGAGCTGCGTGCCACCACATCTTCTGCAAGAAATGCATCCTACAGTGGCTAAAAAG ACAGCAGACCTGCCCCTGCTGCAGAAATCCGGTCAATCCGAGTTTGATCTTTGTCATGTTCAAGCTGAGCAAATCCATTGGTCGCATGAAGATCAAG TGCACAAATGAGATTCGGGGCTGTGCAGAGACTTTCTCCCTCTCAGAACAATACTGCCACAGCTTGAGTTGCCTGTATGAGCTCATCCCCTGCCCATACCAGGGATGCAGGGCACAGCTTCTCCGCAGAGACCTGGAGACTCATGCACGCCACTGCGAGCACTGGAGTCAGCCCTGCAACATGGGCTGTGGTGCAATACTCTCCCACCGCACCCAATCTCAGCACAACTGTTATAAGCAGCTGAGACAAGAGTACGAAGTCAAGCAGAGGAACCACAGGGCAATCGCTGCAGCACtacagaggaagatgaagaggatgcAAAGCACAATGGCCCACATGAAAAGACAGCTGGGGCTCATCTGTGAGAGCCTGGAGGGGATGGATGATCTGTAtgaggtggaggaggatgaACAAGGTGAGAGCAGTGGCAGTTCTAATGGGACCCCAAGTGGCAACAGGAATTACTGA
- the tbl3 gene encoding transducin beta-like protein 3 isoform X1, whose amino-acid sequence MANTNLRFKTNYAVSSKIEPFYKGGKVQISNDEQYIFCTCGSRVNILEISTGKIVHCVEHDDQEDITSFAVSSDDELLVTASRALLLKQWDWRRASCTRSWRAIHTVPVASMTFDSSSTLLATGGCDGTIKLWDVVKQYCTHNLKGSSGVVHLVQFHPDISRLQLFSSSLDCGIRMWDLRSSQCVCVLQSHYSSVTSLSFSADGGTMVSSGRDKICTVWDLNTRQAKRTVPIYEAVEGVVLLPKDADLSQLGVKSKDSHFITAGSKGILRVWHASTARCVYTQKAPSTLSSATGEAEDQDDNPFGLTHLFYLPASHRVATVTAEHNILLYQLPGLTTQQQFVGYSDEVLDVKFLGKNDSHIVVATNSSQLKVFELLTNSCQILFGHTDTVLTLDVFKKGFLFASCAKDRSVRVWQMDSDSGQVCCVAQGTSHTNAVGSISCSRMKASFVATGSQDCTVKVWDLPPDLSSEDICQLTPRTTEKAHDKDVNSVAVSPNDKLLASGSQDRTARLWSLAVDGNISLLGVFRGHRRGIWSVCFSPVDQVLATSSADGTTKLWSLQDFSCLKTFEGHDASVLKCIFVSRGTQLLTSGSDGLVKLWTIKTNECVKTLDAHQDKVWGLHASRKDDKMVTASADSNITVWADVTEAELAEEQAKQEDQILKQQELSNLLHEKKYLKALGLAISLDQPHTALTVIKAIRSGEDRCELLEKTLLKLRVDQKESLLRFCVVWNTNARNCLDAQAVLQVLLTHMPPEELLQYQGARTHLEGLIPYTERHMQRIGRLLQASMFLNYMWQKMRVAGGPTSMSNDEEMDTTPLGQSQTVFYVDKDKGSGSARDEQNQEEDSDSGADEDPNSHMDDEDDEEEVSSARKASTNTQGVEKKKRNGLQLPESDDSSEEGIPEDNATTSGTVEVIKKLRVFPSTHPQIVS is encoded by the exons ATGGCGAACACAAACCTTCGATTTAAAACCAA tTATGCTGTGTCGAGCAAAATTGAACCTTTTTACAAAGGAGGGAAAGTTCAG atCAGCAACGATgaacaatacattttttgcaCATGTGGATCACGTGTCAATATTTTGGAGATCAGCACAGGCAAGATTGTCCACTGTGTAGAACAT GATGATCAGGAGGACATCACATCATTTGCAGTGAGCTCTGATGATGAG CTGCTGGTAACAGCGAGTAGGGCTTTGTTGTTGAAGCAGTGGGATTGGAGGCGCGCTAGTTGCACTCGGTCCTGGAGGGCCATTCACACTGTTCCTGTGGCTAGCATGACCTTTGACTCCAGCTCGACTCTCCTGGCTACAG GTGGCTGTGATGGTACTATAAAGCTATGGGATGTTGTGAAGCAGTACTGCACTCACAACCTCAAAGGATCATCTGGTGTTGTTCA tCTGGTTCAGTTTCACCCAGACATCAGCCGGCTGCAgcttttctcctcctccctggACTGTGGCATTCGCATGTGGGACCTGCGCTccagtcagtgtgtgtgtgtgctgcagagcCACTACAGCTCCGTCACCTCCCTCAGCTTCAGCGCTGATGGTGGCACCATGGTCAG TTCTGGAAGAGACAAGATCTGTACAGTGTGGGACCTCAATACTCGCCAAGCGAAAAGAACTGTTCCTATTTATGAG GCTGTTGAGGGAGTTGTACTTCTTCCCAAAGATGCAGACTTATCACAGCTGGGAGTGAAGAGCAAAGACTCGCACTTCATCACCGCTGGAAGCAAAG GGATTCTCAGAGTGTGGCATGCAAGCACAGCTCGTTGTGTCTACACCCAGAAGGCCCCCTCCACCCTCAGCTCTGCCACAGGGGAAGCTGAAGACCAGGATGACAACCCTTTCGGTCTGACGCATCTGTTTTACCTGCCCGCCTCCCACAGAGTGGCCACAGTCACTGCAGAACATAACATCCTTCTCTACCAGCTGCCAGGACTCACCACACAGCAGCAG TTTGTGGGTTACAGTGACGAGGTGCTGGACGTGAAGTTCCTGGGTAAGAACGACAGTCACATTGTGGTGGCCACAAACAGCAGCCAGCTGAAGGTGTTTGAGCTGCTCACCAACAGCTGTCAGATCCTCTTCGGTCATACAG ATACTGTCCTCACCTTGGATGTTTTCAAAAAAGGCTTTCTCTTTGCAAGCTGTGCAAAG GACAGGTCGGTGCGTGTGTGGCAGATGGACAGCGACAGCGGTCAGGTGTGCTGTGTGGCCCAGGGCACCAGCCACACCAATGCTGTAGGATCCATCAGCTGCTCCAG GATGAAAGCCTCTTTTGTTGCGACTGGCAGTCAGGACTGCACCGTGAAAGTGTGGGACCTGCCTCCAGACCTGTCCTCTGAAGATATTTGTCAGCTGACACCCCGCACCACAGAGAAGGCTCACGATAAG gACGTAAACAGTGTTGCAGTGTCACCTAACGACAAGCTCCTGGCCTCGGGTTCTCAGGACCGCACAGCCAGGTTGTGGTCTTTAGCGGTAGACGGGAACATTTCCCTCCTGGGGGTGTTTCGCGGCCACCGCCGTGGCATTTGGAGCGTCTGCTTCTCTCCTGTCGACCAGGTTCTGGCCACCTCTTCTGCAGACGGAACCACCAAGCTGTGGAGCCTGCAGGACTTCAGCTGTCTCAAG ACATTTGAAGGCCATGATGCTTCAGTACTTAAGTGCATCTTTGTGAGCCGTGGCACTCAGCTGCTGACCAg TGGCTCAGATGGTTTGGTAAAGTTGTGGACCATAAAGACCAATGAGTGTGTGAAGACCCTGGACGCCCACCAGGACAAAGTGTGGGGTCTCCACGCCAGTCGCAAGGACGACAAGATGGTGACCGCCTCGGCAGACTCCAACATCACAGTGTGGGCC GATGTGACGGAGGCAGAGCTGGCAGAGGAGCAGGCCAAGCAGGAAGATCAAATCCTGAA GCAGCAGGAGTTGTCCAACCTTCTCCATGAGAAGAAGTACCTTAAGGCTCTGGGTCTGGCCATCTCGCTGGATCAGCCTCACACAGCGCTCACAGTTATCAAAG CTATTCGTAGCGGGGAAGATCGCTGCGAGCTGCTGGAGAAAACTTTACTGAAGCTGCGTGTCGATCAAAAAG AGTCGCTCCTGCGGTTCTGCGTGGTGTGGAACACCAACGCCAGGAACTGTCTGGATGCTCAGGCTGTCCTCCAGGTGCTCCTCACACACATGCCGCCCGAGGAGCTGCTGCAGTACCAGGGGGCCCGGACCCACCTGGAGGGTCTCATCCCATACACAG AGAGACACATGCAGAGAATCGGCCGCCTGCTGCAGGCGTCCATGTTCCTCAACTACATGTGGCAAAAAATGAGGGTGGCTGGAGGACCGACAAG CATGAGCAACGATGAAGAAATGGACACGACTCCTCTTGGACAGAGCCAGACTGTCTTCTACGTCGACAAAGACAAAGGATCAGGCAGCGCTCGTGATGAACAAAATCAAGAGGAGGACAGTGACAGCGGCGCTGACGAGGATCCAAACAGCCATatggatgatgaagatgatgaagaagaagTCAGCTCTGCCAGGAAAGCATCTACCAACACACAGGGagtggaaaagaagaaaagaaatggcCTCCAGCTTCCTGAAAGCGACGACAGCTCAGAGGAGGGTATCCCGGAAGATAATGCAACAACTTCTGGAACTGTAGAAGTGATAAAGAAGCTCAGGGTTTTTCCCAGCACACACCCCCAGATTGTCAGCTGA
- the rps2 gene encoding 40S ribosomal protein S2, producing the protein MADDAGGRGGFRGGFGAGGRGRGRGRGRGRGRGRGARGGKSEDKEWVPVTKLGRLVKDMKIKSLEEIYLYSLPIKESEIIDFFLGSGLKDEVLKIMPVQKQTRAGQRTRFKAFVAIGDYNGHVGLGVKCSKEVATAIRGAIILAKLSIVPVRRGYWGNKIGKPHTVPCKVTGRCGSVLVRLIPAPRGTGIVSAPVPKKLLMMAGIDDCYTSARGCTATLGNFAKATFDAISKTYSYLTPDLWKETVFTKSPYQEFTDHLAKTHTRVSVQRGQPVQAATS; encoded by the exons ATGGCGGACGACGCCGGTGGTAGAGGAGGTTTTCGCGGAGGTTTCGGCGCTGGCGGCCGTGGTCGGGGCCGCGGACGCGGCAGAGGCCGTGGCAGGGGCCGCGGTGCTCGGGGTGGCAAATCCGAGGACAAGGAG TGGGTGCCAGTCACGAAGCTGGGTCGCCTGGTTAAGGACATGAAGATCAAATCCCTGGAGGAAATCTATCTGTACTCTCTGCCCATCAAG gAGTCTGAGATCATTGACTTCTTCCTGGGTTCTGGTTTGAAGGATGAGGTGTTGAAAATTATGCCTGTCCAGAAGCAGACCAGGGCTGGTCAGCGCACAAGGTTCAAG GCCTTTGTTGCCATTGGCGACTACAACGGTCATGTGGGTCTTGGGGTGAAATGCTCCAAAGAGGTTGCCACAGCCATCCGTGGAGCCATCATCCTGGCCAAGCTGTCAATCGTCCCCGTCAGGAGAGGTTATTGGGGTAACAAAATCGGCAAGCCCCACACCGTGCCCTGCAAGGTCACCGGTCGCTGCGGATCTGTTTTGGTGCGTCTCATCCCGGCTCCCCGTGGTACTGGCATCGTGTCCGCCCCTGTGCCCAAAAAGCTGCTCATGATGGCTGGTATTGATGACTGCTACACCTCGGCCAGGGGCTGCACTGCTACACTTGGAAACTTTG CTAAGGCCACCTTCGATGCAATCTCCAAGACTTACAGCTATCTAACCCCTGATCTCTGGAAGGAGACTGTGTTCACAAAGTCTCCGTACCAG gAGTTTACTGACCATCTGGCCAAGACTCACACCAGGGTGTCTGTGCAGAGAGGCCAGCCAGTGCAAGCCGCCACCTCCTGA